The Streptomyces sp. NBC_00435 nucleotide sequence TTCGTCAAGAACGGAATGCAGGATCACCAGGACCTCGTACACCGAGCCTCGCTTACGTACGGCGTCAGCTTCGTTCTGGTGCTCCCTCGTGGCGAGGAAGGCCCGTCCATCAAGGGCTTCTCCCCCATGCAGATGACGGCCATCTACGAGCGGGCGCAGGACCGTTTCCCGATGCTGGCCGGCTTCAAGACCAGGGTCTATAACGGCGGCGAGCCGGAGCTTGAAGAGTGGACGGTTATCGACCGTACGCACGTCCGCGTGTTCCTCGGTGACCCTGACGAGGCCGGGGACCAGTACAGGGAGACGGCCGCCTACGCGCACGGCATGGGTGTGTGCCCGGTGGTTCGGTTCGTCAACCAGGAGTCGTTTTCCGAGTCTCAGCCTCCGGTGAGCGAGGTCGAGCCGCTGTTCCCTATTCAGGAGCGGCTTACGAACCTTCACCTGGACATGGCCACAGCGGGCAAGTTCTCGGCGTTCCGGCAGAAGTACGCAATCAACCTGGACCTTAAGCCTGGGTCGCTTAAGGCGAACCCTGGTGCGGTGTGGGCCGCACAGACGAACGGCGCATCGGATCAGGCCGGGAAGTTCGGCGACTTCCCCGGCACACAGATGGATGGGTATAAGCAGGCCATTGAACTCACGTTCAAGGAGTTCGCGGCCCGATCGTCCCTGCCTATGCGGGCCATGTCCCCCGACATGGTGAACGTTTCCGGTGACGCTCTCGAATTCGCCGAGAAGGACCTGAATCAGAAGGTTGCCGACCGACAGCGTTCGTACGGTCGAGCCTGGGCAACGGTGATGGGCCTGGCAGCTTTCGCGGCCGGTTATGTGAAGGCGTTCAGCATGAGCGCCAACGTCGTTTGGTACGACAACCGGTCTCACGATCCGCTGTCCCTGTACCAAGGCCTGATGAACCTTAAGAACATCGGCTTCCCCACGTCGGTTCTCGTTGAACTGATCCCGGCAGGCACGCTGACGGCCGACCAGATCCGGGAGGTCAAGGACTACTGGGCTCAGGGCGGAGACGATCCGTCGTACGCGCTCACGTCGAAGCTCGCGCGGGCCATGAGCTACCCCGAGAAGGAGGCTGCGTGATGCGTACCCGTGTACTACCTCTCGGCGAGTACGTCGTCGGCGAGGCCCTCAAGCACTACCTCCCGAAGGCTGTCCGGGTCTCCCTCGCGCCCCCTGCGGGCGCACCCGAGGGCCAGGCGGTCTACGTTCACCGGGTCGGCGGTGTGGCCCGTAGCCCGGGTCAGGTCGATAACGGCATGTACGTCTTCAACCTGTTCGCTCCCTCATTCCGTGAGGCTGCCGAACTTGGCCAGGCCGTTCGGGTCAGCCTGTACGAGGCTGAGCGGGACCAGTTCGCGGCGAAGGACGGCCGTATGGGCAAGGTGACCGAGGTGGCCGGTCCGTCTCCACTGCCGCGTGAGAACGACGGCGATCCGTACACGGGGTATGCGAGCTACACGATCATCACTCGCTGATGTGAGTTGGCGCTTCCGCGGTTCAGCCGGCACGCGCACTGACCTGCCACGTTTCGGGAGAGGCGTTCTCAACTCGACGTAGAGGAGCCCCACCCGGTCGGCCGGGTGGGGCGGCCTCTCAGGCGAAGCGGCGGTAGACGCGGATGGGGCGCTCCGCGACACACACAGCACCGTTCCGCAGGATCATGGTTCGGGTGGCACCTGCCCTGTACCTCAGATCCGCAATGGGGATCAGGTTGCCCCCGGCAAGGACGTGATCCCCGACCCTGAGTTCGTTGGGAGGACAGTCCATGGGTGCCGTACCGGGCGGGATGCGGATACGGTCATCGGGCTTGGTGCGCGGGTCACGCTTCCGCAGGTTGCGGCACGCACGCGTGCGGGCGATCCACTGGAACCCGCCCGCGTCCATGAGTCGGAGAACCTCCGGTGACGGGTAGAGCTTGACTACCTCTCCCCGTAACTGCCTCTCACGGTCGATCACCATGTCACCGAGGTAATAGCGAGTCACGTTCCTTCTCCGCTGCGGGGGCGTCGGCGTACATCACGTCTGCGTGGTCTGTGACAACTCGGCGGAAGAGGTTGTGGCTCGTGGCCCCCGAGTGGCTGAGGGCCCACCGCTGGGCAGGTTCCTGGTCGTCCTGGGGACCGGAGCCTTGCCCGCACTGGTAGGCGGCACAGAAAACTTCCCAGATGACGCCCCCCTCGGGAACGTGCTCTATAGAGAGGTCTTCGAAGCGGTAGACGCTGCGGATCACTGACCCGCTCGCTTCCGGGCCCTAAGCACGCTCGACCCGGCGGGGTGGGGGTGCTGCCGGATCTCGATGTTGCAATCAGTGACCCCGCTGGCGTTGCCCTCCGCCCGGAACTCCGACCGCTGCCCTGCCAGGGCCGCGCAGACATCGCACCCGGGGTAGGGCTCCGCGTCCGGCCGCTCGAAGGGGTCTCGCTGCGGTACCTGCCGCCATAGCTGCTCAGCCGTTGCCGCCATCACGCACCCTTCCGCCAAGCCTGTGGAGTGTGCTCTAACCATCGGCCCGTGAAATTGCACGGCCTAGTGTGATCCGTAGTGTGAACCGGCCCCAGGGAGCAGGGATTTCACTGTCTAGTGCGACCTGTAGTGGCAAGGTGGGCGCATGGAAATCGGGGAGCTGATCAGGGATCTCCGCAAGGCTCGCGGCTGGAGTCAAGGGCGGCTAGCGTCAGCGGTCAATGAGGCGTACGGGACGACGCTCACGCGGGAGTACGTGAGCAACTGGGAGTGTTCCAAGGTGAAGCCGGGCGGCTTCTACCTTGCTGCCCTCTCGGCCGTTCTGGACGTACCCCTAGCTGTCCTGGAGAACGAAGTGCAGCGACGTACCTTCCTCACCGATGTGGCCGGGGTCGCCATAGCCCCTGTCGTGGCCTCCGACCTTCTGTCGGCAGGCTTCGCCGCCCGCCTCGCTGGGGGGCCCTCCCCGGACGCCTGGGAAGCGAAGCTATCCACGTACGGCACCGAGTACATGTCGATGGGTGCTGCCGACATTCAGCGCCGGGTGTCGGGGGAGCT carries:
- a CDS encoding phage portal protein; amino-acid sequence: MKHDIDKLREFRSKEYGRLSVIDSRMAGYHPIPYVPDELKRHLKALVEQSKTNWLPKVVEAIGERLNVVGFRDPDTGNDAKGWDLFVKNGMQDHQDLVHRASLTYGVSFVLVLPRGEEGPSIKGFSPMQMTAIYERAQDRFPMLAGFKTRVYNGGEPELEEWTVIDRTHVRVFLGDPDEAGDQYRETAAYAHGMGVCPVVRFVNQESFSESQPPVSEVEPLFPIQERLTNLHLDMATAGKFSAFRQKYAINLDLKPGSLKANPGAVWAAQTNGASDQAGKFGDFPGTQMDGYKQAIELTFKEFAARSSLPMRAMSPDMVNVSGDALEFAEKDLNQKVADRQRSYGRAWATVMGLAAFAAGYVKAFSMSANVVWYDNRSHDPLSLYQGLMNLKNIGFPTSVLVELIPAGTLTADQIREVKDYWAQGGDDPSYALTSKLARAMSYPEKEAA
- a CDS encoding DUF7848 domain-containing protein, with amino-acid sequence MIRSVYRFEDLSIEHVPEGGVIWEVFCAAYQCGQGSGPQDDQEPAQRWALSHSGATSHNLFRRVVTDHADVMYADAPAAEKERDSLLPR